In Quercus robur chromosome 10, dhQueRobu3.1, whole genome shotgun sequence, a genomic segment contains:
- the LOC126701412 gene encoding guanine nucleotide-binding protein subunit beta-like protein, with product MAEGLVLRGTMRAHTDMVTAIATPIDNSDIIVTASRDKSIILWNLTKEDKTYGVPRRRLTGHSHFVEDVVLSSDGQFALSGSWDGELRLWDLQAGVSARRFVGHTKDVLSVAFSIDNRQIVSASRDRTIKLWNTLGECKFTISDLEAHQDWVSCVRFSPNTLQPTIVSASWDKTVKVWNLTNCKIKNTLAGHTGYVNTVAVSPDGSLCASGGKDGVILLWDLAEGKKLYSLDAGAIIHALCFSPNRYWLCAATEQSIKIWDLESKSIVEDLKVDLKTEAEKADDTTSSNSTKKKVIYCTSLNWSADGSTLFSGYTDGVIRVWGIGRYQ from the exons atGGCAGAAGGACTCGTTCTCCGCGGAACCATGAGGGCACACACCGACATGGTGACAGCCATAGCAACACCCATCGACAACAGCGACATCATCGTCACTGCCTCGCGCGACAAATCCATCATCCTCTGGAACCTCACCAAGGAAGACAAGACCTACGGTGTCCCTCGCCGTAGGCTAACGGGCCACTCCCACTTCGTCGAAGACGTGGTTCTCTCCTCCGACGGCCAGTTCGCTCTCTCCGGCTCCTGGGACGGCGAGCTCCGCCTCTGGGACCTCCAGGCCGGCGTCTCCGCCCGCCGCTTCGTCGGCCACACCAAAGACGTCCTCTCCGTCGCTTTCTCCATCGACAACCGTCAGATCGTCTCGGCTTCCCGCGACCGCACGATCAAGCTCTGGAACACCCTCGGAGAATGCAAGTTCACCATCTCCGACCTCGAGGCGCACCAGGACTGGGTCTCGTGCGTTCGTTTCAGCCCCAACACTCTCCAACCCACCATCGTTTCGGCCTCGTGGGATAAGACTGTGAAGGTTTGGAACTTGACCAACTGCAAGATTAAGAACACGTTGGCTGGACACACTGGGTATGTGAACACCGTCGCGGTTTCGCCAGATGGGTCGCTCTGTGCCAGTGGTGGGAAAGATGGGGTGATCCTGTTGTGGGATTTGGCTGAGGGGAAGAAGCTGTACTCGCTTGACGCGGGTGCGATTATTCATGCCCTCTGCTTCAGTCCTAATAGGTACTGGCTTTGCGCTGCCACGGAGCAGAGCATTAAGATCTGGGATTTGGAGAGTAAGAGCATTGTTGAGGATTTGAAGGTGGATCTCAAGACTGAGGCTGAGAAGGCCGATGACACCACCTCTTCCAATAGTACAAAGAAGAAG GTTATCTACTGCACAAGCTTGAACTGGAGTGCAGATGGAAGCACACTGTTCAGTGGGTATACCGATGGTGTTATCAGAGTGTGGGGCATTGGTCGCTACCAGTAA
- the LOC126703696 gene encoding uncharacterized protein LOC126703696 isoform X2 has translation MLPLKKSSFPKSALLLMDAIKKNRSSQKFIRSQLVNLEARIEENKKLKERVKILKDFQASCKKRTGRALSQRKDPRVQLISVKKSLVSKDSKVNDKRVHAMYYGPAENSHVTNYRMALTTFPLSLDQKKWSKAERENLGKGIRQQFQEMVLQISVDQFSDLDGSCGDSNDFDKILVSIKDLEVTPENLREFLPKVNWEQLASMYVVGRSGAECEVRWLNYEDPLINHNPWTTMEDKNLLLLVQEKGIINWFDIAVSLGTNRTPFQCLARYQRSLNASILKGAWTKDEDAQLCAAVEVFGESDWQSVASTLEGRAGTQCSNRWKKSLHPARERVGRWIEDEDKRLKVAVMLFGPKNWNKIAQFVPGRTQVQCRERWVNSLDPSLSWSEWTEEEDSKLKAAIAEHGYCWAKVAACVPPRTDNQCRRRWKVLLPHEVPMLKEARRIQKAALISNFVDREVERPALGPSDFHPLPMIGSISEPENENSCSKQKGRLRGKATSKEKKNAASCNVPRKIRFKKCEQQSQVCSGTIEKKKHPKPCSKRKKCIKPVADNQSIVLLPESLESGTTNGECVEAAIDNNSTSNKKTSKHCSRRIKCTTDLGGNQNAMLSSAKSMLSGITNDELTLDHVSCLDSTLLPVTNCEVVDSMNEHVRAGKERPTKLQSKRKKCMELAEDSHSFSSHPESGEFGKTDGEGVESSILDMGKGAVKQQKRRKIRNEPLEKCQDVSVLFQQDTLEVSKHRNISSKQILGATNGDDVTLACFLHNKPKKRRLEVAKNTSQACSSSSPKKGVESLSNVSDKLKYGNQNLSTTQDKESQACCLGGNPDELLPCKLQSSHLVDMPTIIDSDNGPDRRDLVQGQHAAHDPVSFSPEGDCEEDGDITLACLLRNKLKKKKGSKLISRVNRHNDGNPSNMQG, from the exons ATGTTGCCACTTAAGAAGTCATCCTTCCCAAAGTCTGCTCTGTTGCTTATGGATGCCATTAAAAAGAATAGATCCTCCCAGAAGTTCATTCGGAGTCAGTTGGTTAACTTAGAAGCAAGAATTGAGGAAAACAAAAAGCTCAAGGAGCGTGTTAAAATCCTTAAAGATTTCCAGGCTTCTTGCAAAAAAAGAACCGGGCGAGCATTATCACAGAGAAAGGATCCTCGTGTCCAGCTTATTTCGGTGAAAAAATCCTTGGTTTCTAAGGATTCAAAG GTTAATGATAAGCGGGTTCATGCCATGTATTATGGTCCAGCAGAGAATTCTCATGTTACTAATTATAGAATGGCATTGACTACCTTCCCACTTTCATTAGATCAGAAAAAATGGTCAAAGGCAGAAAGGGAAAATCTTGGAAAGGGAATAAGGCAACAATTTCAAGAAATGGTGCTTCAAATTTCTGTGGATCAATTCAG TGATTTAGATGGATCTTGTGGAGATTCAAATGATTTCGACAAGATTCTCGTATCAATCAAAGATCTTGAAGTTACGCCAGAAAATCTCAGAGAGTTTCTACCCAAGGTGAATTGGGAGCAATTGGCTTCGATGTATGTTGTAGGTCGCTCCGGTGCTGAATGTGAAGTAAG GTGGTTGAACTATGAAGATCCCTTGATCAACCACAATCCATGGACGACTATGGAAGATAAAAATCTTTTGTTACTTGTCCAAGAGAAGGGGATCATTAACTGGTTTGATATTGCAGTATCGCTGGGGACAAACAGGACCCCATTTCAGTGCTTGGCACGTTATCAAAGGAGTTTGAATGCTTCCATACTAAAAGGGGCGTGGACTAAGGATGAGGATGCTCAACTTTGTGCGGCTGTAGAGGTCTTTGGTGAGAGCGATTGGCAGTCTGTAGCATCTACTTTGGAAGGACGGGCTGGTACCCAATGTTCTAATAG ATGGAAAAAATCTCTTCATCCTGCCAGGGAAAGAGTGGGGAGGTGGATTGAAGATGAAGACAAACGCCTGAAAGTTGCTGTGATGCTTTTTGGGCCAAAAAATTGGAATAAGATAGCTCAATTTGTGCCTGGTCGAACTCAAGTGCAATGTAGAGAAAG ATGGGTCAATAGTTTAGATCCTTCGCTAAGTTGGAGTGAATGGACTGAAGAAGAGGATTCCAAGTTGAAAGCAGCAATAGCAGAACATGGATATTGCTGGGCTAAAGTTGCTGCATGTGTGCCTCCACGTACAGATAATCAGTGCCGAAG GAGATGGAAGGTGTTACTTCCACATGAAGTGCCCATGCTTAAAGAAGCTAGAAGAATACAGAAAGCTGCTCTCATATCCAACTTTGTAGATCGGGAGGTGGAACGTCCTGCCCTTGGTCCTAGTGATTTTCATCCATTACCAATGATTGGTTCAATATCAGAACCAGAAAACGAAAATTCTTGCAGTAAACAGAAGGGAAGATTAAG AGGTAAGGCAACAtccaaggagaagaagaatgcagCTTCATG CAATGTTCCAAGGAAGATCAGATTCAAGAAGTGTGAACAACAATCTCAAGTTTGTTCTGGTactatagagaagaaaaagcaTCCCAAACCATgttcaaagagaaagaaatgcaTCAAACCAGTTGCAGACAACCAGAGTATTGTGTTACTGCCTGAAAGTTTGGAATCAGGGACAACTAATGGTGAATGTGTAGAGGCTGCTATTGATAATAATTCTACATCAAACAAGAAGACATCCAAGCATTGTTCTAGGAGGATCAAATGCACTACAGATTTGGGGGGAAACCAGAATGCTATGTTGTCTTCTGCAAAGTCAATGTTGTCAGGAATTACTAATGATGAACTTACACTTGATCATGTATCTTGTCTGGATTCAACATTGTTACCTGTAACCAATTGTGAAGTGGTTGATTCAATGAATGAGCATGTGCGGGCAGGGAAGGAGAGACCGACTAAACTGcaatcaaaaaggaaaaagtgtaTGGAATTGGCTGAGGATAGCCACAGTTTCTCATCACATCCCGAAAGTGGGGAGTTCGGGAAAACTGATGGTGAAGGTGTGGAAAGCAGCATTTTGGATATGGGAAAAGGGGCTGTAAAGcaacaaaaaagaaggaaaataagaaATGAGCCATTGGAGAAATGCCAGGATGTATCTGTTCTGTTCCAACAAGATACGTTGGAAGTCTCAAAACATAGAAACATTTCTTCTAAGCAGATTTTAGGGGCAACCAATGGAGATGACGTTACTCTTGCTTGCTTTCTTCATAATAAACCAAAGAAGAGAAGGCTTGAAGTGGCCAAAAATACCAGCCAGGCCTGCTCTTCATCTAGTCCAAAAAAGGGTGTCGAGTCACTTTCCAATGTCTCAGATAAACTTAAGTATGGAAATCAAAATTTATCTACCACGCAAGATAAGGAATCTCAGGCATGCTGTCTGGGTGGAAATCCTGATGAGTTGTTACCTTGCAAGCTGCAGTCTAGTCATTTGGTGGATATGCCAACCATAATAGATAGTGACAATGGACCTGATAGAAGAGATCTTGTCCAAGGGCAGCATGCTGCTCATGACCCAGTGAGCTTCAGTCCAGAAGGTGATTGTGAAGAGGATGGTGATATTACTCTAGCTTGCCTTCTGcgaaataaattgaaaaagaagaaaggatccaaATTGATTTCTAGAGTAAATAGACATAATGATGGAAATCCATCCAACATGCAAGGTTAG
- the LOC126703696 gene encoding uncharacterized protein LOC126703696 isoform X1: MTPRTDQEKAEFTDDDDDDDDDVLDDDIEALRRACMITGENPNDLINNNNNNNPSPSLFSAAAGDDDSDDDLELVRNIQNRFSNSNSDTLSLKPLRSLPPIASDDDEDDFETLRAIQQRFAAYDSDTLKQGIGFGGSLSKPQQQVDASSLSLEKETSNNLIVHRTNSSEGFTDSEDFCNTRPLSENLGIQPSSFVENHQLGASKSPMLPLKKSSFPKSALLLMDAIKKNRSSQKFIRSQLVNLEARIEENKKLKERVKILKDFQASCKKRTGRALSQRKDPRVQLISVKKSLVSKDSKVNDKRVHAMYYGPAENSHVTNYRMALTTFPLSLDQKKWSKAERENLGKGIRQQFQEMVLQISVDQFSDLDGSCGDSNDFDKILVSIKDLEVTPENLREFLPKVNWEQLASMYVVGRSGAECEVRWLNYEDPLINHNPWTTMEDKNLLLLVQEKGIINWFDIAVSLGTNRTPFQCLARYQRSLNASILKGAWTKDEDAQLCAAVEVFGESDWQSVASTLEGRAGTQCSNRWKKSLHPARERVGRWIEDEDKRLKVAVMLFGPKNWNKIAQFVPGRTQVQCRERWVNSLDPSLSWSEWTEEEDSKLKAAIAEHGYCWAKVAACVPPRTDNQCRRRWKVLLPHEVPMLKEARRIQKAALISNFVDREVERPALGPSDFHPLPMIGSISEPENENSCSKQKGRLRGKATSKEKKNAASCNVPRKIRFKKCEQQSQVCSGTIEKKKHPKPCSKRKKCIKPVADNQSIVLLPESLESGTTNGECVEAAIDNNSTSNKKTSKHCSRRIKCTTDLGGNQNAMLSSAKSMLSGITNDELTLDHVSCLDSTLLPVTNCEVVDSMNEHVRAGKERPTKLQSKRKKCMELAEDSHSFSSHPESGEFGKTDGEGVESSILDMGKGAVKQQKRRKIRNEPLEKCQDVSVLFQQDTLEVSKHRNISSKQILGATNGDDVTLACFLHNKPKKRRLEVAKNTSQACSSSSPKKGVESLSNVSDKLKYGNQNLSTTQDKESQACCLGGNPDELLPCKLQSSHLVDMPTIIDSDNGPDRRDLVQGQHAAHDPVSFSPEGDCEEDGDITLACLLRNKLKKKKGSKLISRVNRHNDGNPSNMQG, encoded by the exons ATGACTCCTCGCACCGATCAAGAAAAAGCAGAGTTCACAGACGATGACGatgacgacgacgacgacgttTTGGACGATGACATCGAAGCCCTAAGGCGAGCCTGCATGATCACCGGAGAAAACCCTAACGAcctcatcaacaacaacaacaataacaatccCTCTCCGTCTCTGTTTTCCGCCGCCGCCGGCGACGACGACTCCGATGATGACCTCGAATTGGTCCGAAACATTCAGAACCGATTCTCCAACTCCAACTCCGACACTCTCTCCTTAAAGCCTCTCCGTTCTCTCCCGCCGATAGCTTCCGACGACGACGAGGACGATTTCGAAACTCTCCGCGCTATTCAGCAGCGATTTGCGGCCTACGATTCCG ATACTTTGAAACAAGGAATTGGGTTTGGGGGTTCACTAAGTAAACCTCAGCAGCAGGTTGATGCCTCTAGTCTATCCTTGGAGAAGGAAACTAGCAATAATTTGATTGTTCATAGAACTAATTCTAGTGAAGGATTTACAGATTCTGAAGATTTTTGTAACACGCGTCCACTCAGTGAAAATTTGGGAATCCAGCCATCTAGTTTTGTTGAGAACCATCAACTGGGTGCTTCTAAGTCACCTATGTTGCCACTTAAGAAGTCATCCTTCCCAAAGTCTGCTCTGTTGCTTATGGATGCCATTAAAAAGAATAGATCCTCCCAGAAGTTCATTCGGAGTCAGTTGGTTAACTTAGAAGCAAGAATTGAGGAAAACAAAAAGCTCAAGGAGCGTGTTAAAATCCTTAAAGATTTCCAGGCTTCTTGCAAAAAAAGAACCGGGCGAGCATTATCACAGAGAAAGGATCCTCGTGTCCAGCTTATTTCGGTGAAAAAATCCTTGGTTTCTAAGGATTCAAAG GTTAATGATAAGCGGGTTCATGCCATGTATTATGGTCCAGCAGAGAATTCTCATGTTACTAATTATAGAATGGCATTGACTACCTTCCCACTTTCATTAGATCAGAAAAAATGGTCAAAGGCAGAAAGGGAAAATCTTGGAAAGGGAATAAGGCAACAATTTCAAGAAATGGTGCTTCAAATTTCTGTGGATCAATTCAG TGATTTAGATGGATCTTGTGGAGATTCAAATGATTTCGACAAGATTCTCGTATCAATCAAAGATCTTGAAGTTACGCCAGAAAATCTCAGAGAGTTTCTACCCAAGGTGAATTGGGAGCAATTGGCTTCGATGTATGTTGTAGGTCGCTCCGGTGCTGAATGTGAAGTAAG GTGGTTGAACTATGAAGATCCCTTGATCAACCACAATCCATGGACGACTATGGAAGATAAAAATCTTTTGTTACTTGTCCAAGAGAAGGGGATCATTAACTGGTTTGATATTGCAGTATCGCTGGGGACAAACAGGACCCCATTTCAGTGCTTGGCACGTTATCAAAGGAGTTTGAATGCTTCCATACTAAAAGGGGCGTGGACTAAGGATGAGGATGCTCAACTTTGTGCGGCTGTAGAGGTCTTTGGTGAGAGCGATTGGCAGTCTGTAGCATCTACTTTGGAAGGACGGGCTGGTACCCAATGTTCTAATAG ATGGAAAAAATCTCTTCATCCTGCCAGGGAAAGAGTGGGGAGGTGGATTGAAGATGAAGACAAACGCCTGAAAGTTGCTGTGATGCTTTTTGGGCCAAAAAATTGGAATAAGATAGCTCAATTTGTGCCTGGTCGAACTCAAGTGCAATGTAGAGAAAG ATGGGTCAATAGTTTAGATCCTTCGCTAAGTTGGAGTGAATGGACTGAAGAAGAGGATTCCAAGTTGAAAGCAGCAATAGCAGAACATGGATATTGCTGGGCTAAAGTTGCTGCATGTGTGCCTCCACGTACAGATAATCAGTGCCGAAG GAGATGGAAGGTGTTACTTCCACATGAAGTGCCCATGCTTAAAGAAGCTAGAAGAATACAGAAAGCTGCTCTCATATCCAACTTTGTAGATCGGGAGGTGGAACGTCCTGCCCTTGGTCCTAGTGATTTTCATCCATTACCAATGATTGGTTCAATATCAGAACCAGAAAACGAAAATTCTTGCAGTAAACAGAAGGGAAGATTAAG AGGTAAGGCAACAtccaaggagaagaagaatgcagCTTCATG CAATGTTCCAAGGAAGATCAGATTCAAGAAGTGTGAACAACAATCTCAAGTTTGTTCTGGTactatagagaagaaaaagcaTCCCAAACCATgttcaaagagaaagaaatgcaTCAAACCAGTTGCAGACAACCAGAGTATTGTGTTACTGCCTGAAAGTTTGGAATCAGGGACAACTAATGGTGAATGTGTAGAGGCTGCTATTGATAATAATTCTACATCAAACAAGAAGACATCCAAGCATTGTTCTAGGAGGATCAAATGCACTACAGATTTGGGGGGAAACCAGAATGCTATGTTGTCTTCTGCAAAGTCAATGTTGTCAGGAATTACTAATGATGAACTTACACTTGATCATGTATCTTGTCTGGATTCAACATTGTTACCTGTAACCAATTGTGAAGTGGTTGATTCAATGAATGAGCATGTGCGGGCAGGGAAGGAGAGACCGACTAAACTGcaatcaaaaaggaaaaagtgtaTGGAATTGGCTGAGGATAGCCACAGTTTCTCATCACATCCCGAAAGTGGGGAGTTCGGGAAAACTGATGGTGAAGGTGTGGAAAGCAGCATTTTGGATATGGGAAAAGGGGCTGTAAAGcaacaaaaaagaaggaaaataagaaATGAGCCATTGGAGAAATGCCAGGATGTATCTGTTCTGTTCCAACAAGATACGTTGGAAGTCTCAAAACATAGAAACATTTCTTCTAAGCAGATTTTAGGGGCAACCAATGGAGATGACGTTACTCTTGCTTGCTTTCTTCATAATAAACCAAAGAAGAGAAGGCTTGAAGTGGCCAAAAATACCAGCCAGGCCTGCTCTTCATCTAGTCCAAAAAAGGGTGTCGAGTCACTTTCCAATGTCTCAGATAAACTTAAGTATGGAAATCAAAATTTATCTACCACGCAAGATAAGGAATCTCAGGCATGCTGTCTGGGTGGAAATCCTGATGAGTTGTTACCTTGCAAGCTGCAGTCTAGTCATTTGGTGGATATGCCAACCATAATAGATAGTGACAATGGACCTGATAGAAGAGATCTTGTCCAAGGGCAGCATGCTGCTCATGACCCAGTGAGCTTCAGTCCAGAAGGTGATTGTGAAGAGGATGGTGATATTACTCTAGCTTGCCTTCTGcgaaataaattgaaaaagaagaaaggatccaaATTGATTTCTAGAGTAAATAGACATAATGATGGAAATCCATCCAACATGCAAGGTTAG